The DNA region CTACCGATTCTTTGTACACCCTATGAACTTCTTGGAGATTGATTATGTATCAAGACACAATTGTGGAAGAGATTCATAGAATTCGTGAGGAGTATTCGCGGTCGTTTAACCACGACTTGAAAGCCCTCTTCGCTGATTTACAAAAGCAGCAGGCAGCGAGCGGTAGAAAAGTTGTGACCTTGTCGCGAAAGCACGGTCTAACAACACGTTGGAGCGGACGGGCGAGAGATCTTAGTGGAGAAGCAAAGGAGACTAGCCGCCGCTCAACTTAGCCGTTAGCTAGCTCCGCCGCCAGACCTTGCACTCGTTCTTCAGCGGGATTGGTCAGCCCGAAACCGCTCAGAAGCTTGTCAGGCAAGGCCGTCATTTGAGTCCTGTTGGTGGTTGCGAAAGCGCCCAGCAGGGTGTCGGTAAGGGCCATAGCGAGGGGCGATCGGTGATCCCGCAACCGGCCAGGAGATTGTGAGTGAGGCGTGGTTAGGGGTCGATTAGTGCGTCGCTGAGCTAACAACGCTGTTGCAACGGATTGGTGAGTTCTGGCTGTAGGGGGGCAAGATTGATCCACAACCGCTGAACAGCACCGTTAGCTAGCTCCGCCGCCAGACCTTGCACTCGTGCTTCAGCGTGATCGGTCAGCCCGAAACCGCCCAAAAAGTTGTCAGTCGAGGCCGTGGTTTGCGGGTTAGCTGTGATTGCGAAAGCACCCAGACAATGGTTAGTGAGGGCCATAGCGAGGGGCGATCGGTGATCCCGAAACCGCCCAGGAGATTGGGGGTGAGGCGTGGTTAGGGGGCGATCAGTGCGTCGCTGAGCTAACAACGCTGTTGCAACGGATTGGTGAGTTCTGGCTGTAGGGGAGCAAGGTTGATCTGCAACCGCTGAACAGCACCGTTAGCTAGCTCCGCCGCCAGACCTTGCACTCGTGCTTCAGCGGGATCGGTCAGCCCGAAACCGCCCAAAAAGTTGTCAGTCGAGGCCGTGGTTTGCGGGTTAGCTGTGATTGCGAAAGCACCCAGACAATGGTTAGTGAGGGCCATAGCGAGGGGCGATCGGTGATCCCGAAACCGCCCAGGAGATTGGGGGTGAGGCGTGGTTAGGGGGCGATCAGTGCGTCGCTGAGCTAACAACGCTGTTGCAACGGATTGGTGAGTTCTGGCTGTAGGGGAGCAAGGTTGATCTGCAACCGCTGAACAGCACCGTTAGCTAGCTCCGCATCCAGACCTTACACTCGTTCTTCAGCGGGATTGGTCAGCCCGAAACCGCCCAGAAGCTTGTCAGTTGAGGCCGTCATTTGAGTCCTGTTGGTGGTTGCGAAAGCGCCCAGCAGGGTGTCGGTAAGGGCCATAACGAGGGGCGATCGGTGATCCCGCAACCGGCCAGGAGATTGTGAGTGAGGCGTGGTTGAAGGTCGATCAGTGCGTCGCTGAGCTAACAACGCTGTTGCAACGGATTGGTGAGTTCTGGCTGTAGGGGGGCAAGATTGATCCACAACCGCTGAACAGCACCGTTAGCTAGCTCCGCCGCCAGACCTTGCACTCGTGCTTCAGCGTGATCGGTCAGCCCGAAACCGCCCAAAAAGTTGTCAGTCGAGGCCGTGGTTTGCGGGTTAGCTGTGATTGCGAAAGCACCCAGACAATGGTTAGTGAGGGCCATAGCGAGGGGCGATCGGTGATCCCGAAACCGCCCAGGAGATTGGGGGTGAGGCGTGGTTAGGGGGCGATCAGTGCGTCGCTGAGCTAACAACGCTGTTGCAACGGATTGGTGAGTTCTGGCTGTAGGGGAGCAAGGTTGATCTGCAACCGCTGAACAGCACCGTTAGCTAGCTCCGCATCCAGACCTTGCACTCGTTCTTCAGCGGGATCGGTTAGCCCGAAACCGCCCAGAAGCTTGTCAGGCAAGGCCGTGGTTTGCGGGTTAGCTGTGATTGCGAAAGCACCCAGAAGGGTTTCGGTGAGGGCCGTAGCGAGGGGCGATCGGTGATCCCGAAACCGCCCAGGAGATTGGGGGTGAGGCGTAGTTGGAGGGCGACCCTTGCGGTATCTGCGAAGCAGCACAGTGCGTCGCTGAGCTAACAACGCTGTTGCAACGGATTGGTGAGCGATCGTGGCTGCGTTTGATAGCTTTTGCAACCGCTGAACAGCAACGTTAGCTAGCTCCGCCGCCAGACCTTGCACTCGTTCTTCAGCGGGATTGGTCAGCCCGAAACCGCTCAGAAGCTTGTCAGGCAAGGCCGTCATTTGAGTCCTGTTGGTGGTTGCGAAAGCGCCCAGCAGGGTGTCGGTGAGGGCCGTAGCGAGGGGCGATCGGTGATCCCGAAACCGCCCAGGAGATTGTGAGTGAGGCGTGGTTAGGGGGCGATCAGTGCGTCGCTGAGCTAACAACGCTGTTGCAACGGATTGGTGAGTTCTGGCTGTAGGGGAGCAAGGTTGATCTGCAACCGCTGAACAGCAACGTTAGCTAGCTCCGCATCCAGACCTTGCACTCGTGCTTCAGCGGGATCGGTTAGCCCGAAACCGCCCAGAAGCTTGTCAGGCAAGGCCGTGGTTTGCGGGTTAGCTGTGATTGCGAAAGCACCCAGAAGGGTTTCGGTGAGGGCCATAGCGAGGGGCGATCGGGCATCCCAAAACCGGCCAGGAGATTGGGGGTGAGGCGTGGTTGAAGGGCGATCTGTGCGTCGCTGAGCTAACAACGCTGTTGCAACGGATTGGTGAGTTCTGGCTGTAGGGGAGCAAGATTGATCCGCAACCGCTGAACAGCAACGTTAGCTAGCTCCGCCGCCAGACCTTGCACTCGTTCTTCAGCGGGATCGGTCAGCCCGAAACCGCCCAAAAAGTTGTCAGTCGAGGCCGTGGTTTGCGGGTTAGCTGTGATTGCGAAAGCACCCAGACAATGGTTAGTGAGGGCCATAGCGAGGGGCGATCGGTGATCCCGAAACCGGCCAGGAGATTGTGAGTGAGGCGTGGTTGAAGGTCGATCAGTGCGTCGCTGAGCTAACAACGCTGTTGCAACGGATTGGTGAGCGATCGTGGCTGCGTTTGATAGCTTTTGCAACCGCTGAACAGCAACGTTAGACCGAAAAGTCTTTCAAGAATAAGGAGAGTTTGTTGATGGCACTCGAAGAAGACATCCGCTGGTTTAAGCAGCAATTCCTTAGCAAAATTGAGAAGGCTGTTCAAGGTACACCATTTAAACCTGATTTACTAGTTGCCATTGCAGTACAAGAAACGGGTTACATATGGAGAAATTTATATAAAAGGATGCCCGTCTCTGATGTGCTAACACTTTGTGTCGGTGACACAATTGATTCTCCCAAGCGAAGCGCATTTCCTAAGACTAAAGCAGAATTATTGAGTGTCTCAAACGGAGACAAGATGTTTTCCATCGCAAGAAAGTCTTTGGAGTTGATGGCAACATATATTCGAGGTTATGAAAGTTCTGTTAGTAATCCTGACAAGTTTTGTCATGGATTTGGTATTTTTCAATATGATCTGCAATTTTTTCTAGAGAATCCAGACTATTTTCTTCAGAAGCAGTGGTATAGCTTTGACAATTGCTTACAACTATGTATTCGTGAATTAAAACAGGCACTCAGGAGAGTCTATGGTAACGGCAAAGCTGAGTTAACCGATAAAGAAATGGTATATGTTGCTATTGCTTATAACCGAGGAAGAGTTAATTTTAATCTTGGATTTAAACAAGGATACTTTGATGGCACAAAGTATTACGGTCAATACATCTGGGACTATTTGCAGACTTCTAAATCCATATTAGTGAGGGAACAGTTTATGAGAGCAGTCTGGTTTGAAATCTTTCGCAAAGAAGAAAATGGAAACGCTTATCCAGTTATTGCTGGGATGAATGGAGATAAATGTGTCAAGTTGTTCGAGCTAAAGTCTCGTTCAATTGCTGAGCTTAAACATATTTTTGAGGGTGATCCTTGGGCAGCGACATTTGTTGTTGCTCCTAAAGATAAACCGATTCCTACCCCTGTTCCTGAAGAAGATATTCGTCAGAAAGTTCTAGACATTGCAGTGAGAGAGGCTTCCAAGGGAAGAAGTCATGCACCTGGGAATGAAATTGATGTTCTTGTTCTTGATCCATTGCGTCCTATTATGGTCGAGCTAGGTCATCTAGGAGCAGGTCAAAAAGATGATTTCTATAATTGGTGTGCGGCCTGGGTAACCTATGTTTGCCGCTCTGCGAACATTAAAATTCCTGATCGTTACAAGACCTTCTGGGCAAGTGTTGCTTTGGTTGACTCTTGGAGAGATATGGGAAAGCGTACAGGTGCTTGGTTTCCAAAAGGTACAAGATCACCAAAGCCAGGAGATATCGTTTGCTTCAATTGGGATGGGGATGCAGATTTAGATCATATAGGAATAGTGAGAGGCTCGGAACCAGGCGCAGTTTTGACATGCGAGGGAAATAAGAATAATAGTGAGGGATTGTTTACCCGCAATTTAAGTGTTGTTGATGGTTTTCTGGATATTGAAATTCTAGCAAGTCAACTCACCTAGACAAACAGAGGTTTAACAATATGCCCTGAGTCCTACGGAGTCAAGAGGCTTGGTGGGAATTTGTTTTTTATTTCCTGTTTTCCATTCTCTATCCCTTGATGTTTACTTCAATTGAATTCCAGGACGATGCTTCAGCATTGATTCTATTTTTTCGATGCTGTTCTTACTCTCATTTTTTGTACTGTCTGTTTTGAGATTTATTCGGCTTCTGCCAAGAGTGCCAAATTTTGTACGAGGGGTGAACCTTTGCGCTTCAAAGCCATCAGATATTTCACTTCATCATAGGGCTGTCTATCCTGCCAGCAGCGGAAAACAATTCGAATCCACTTGAATGCCAAAGCCCGAATCGCAGCCTGGTGCGTTTTCCCCTTCTGTCGTTGCATCTGATAAAACGCTTCTGCCCAGAATGAGTATTTGCGAGTTTGTAAGGCCCATTCCACAAAGGTCTGTCGGAGAAACCTGGGACAACTCCAGCGCCAATGTACCCACGACTTCTGTCCACTGCTCTCCTTCACCGGAGCAATTCCGGCATAGCGCAACAGGTCTTGGGCAGTTTGGTAGCGATCTCGTTCTTCCCCAAAGGCCACGAGAAGTCTGGGTGCTAAATGGGGTCCGGCTCCTGGTAGTGCGGCAAATAACTCAGCATCGGGATGGGATTCAAACAGCTTCTCTATCTTGGTATCGAAGGTTGTAATACTGGGTAAGAGCACCTGCAATTGGGCGATTAAGGCTGCAACTAAGAGTTGCAGCGGTTCTACAATACCTGCATCCTCTGTCAAAGCAACTCCCTGTTGAATTTGCTCAAGCCTATGTTCAATGGTCTTTGCCTGCACAACGTGATGCGACTTGAAAAACTTCTCTAACTCTTCTTTAGAGGCAGCTTGGGCAGCTTTGAGACTGGGATAGCAAGTGAGGAACTCACAGAACACCTGGGTATCCTTATCCTCAAACCATTCCAGTACTTGAGGGAAATAGCCTTTAAGCGCAGCCGTGATCCGATTGGTCAGGCGCACCTTCTCTGCCACGAGCATCCGTCGATTCTCCACTAAGGAGCTTGCAAATAAATAAAATACCAGTCATTTTAGCGGGAGCAGAGCGGAAATATCCCTCTCCTGGCTGAGAATCTCTAGAACAACACTCTCCTTACCATGCTCGACGACAAGATTAAAGCAAGCCTGAAAGATGCTGCTCGAAAGCTGACTGGACACCGTAAGCGAGATTTTATCGCAAAAGTTGCAGAGGACTATTTTGACGGTTCAGCCCGGAAAACGGAAACGGTTTTAGGGTGGAATCGCGCCAGTGTGCAACTGGGTCTGCATGAACGCCGCAGTGGAATCACCTGTGTTGATAACTATCGAGCTAGAGGGCGGCATAAAAGCGAAGTGGTGTTGGTCAATTTGGAAGCCGATATTGCCAGTTTAGTGGACAGGCAAGCCCAAGCTGATCCGAAATTTCAATCGACCTTCTTATATGCTCGTATCAGTGCCCAAGCCGTCCGAGATGCCTTAAGTGAGCAGAAGGGCTACGACGAGGAACAACTGCCTTCGCGTCAGACCATTGGGGCAATTCTCAATCGCATGGGATATCGCCTAAAAAAACACAAAAAGTCAAACCGTTGAAGAAGATCGCTCAAACCGATGCCATCTTTGACAATGTTGCTCAAGAGAATCAACGGGCTGATGCCAATCCGAAGTCCTTGAGGCTCTCGATTGACACCAAAGCCAAAGTTAAGATCGGCAATCTATCGCGTAATGGCAAGGATCGCACTCTAGAAGCCAGAAAAGCCGACGACCACGATAGTGAGTGGCAGTCGGTGTTAGTGCCTTTGGCATTCTCAATCTCGACAACGACGAGTTGTCGATTTACTTCGGTCAATCGGCTGAAACCAGCGATTTTATAGCCGATTGTTTGGAGTGGTGGTGGCAGGACAATCAAGACCATTACCCGGAGATTGAGGAATGGGTGATCAATTTAGATGGAGGACCCGCCACTCGCAGTGATCGCACTCAGTTCATCAAACGCATGGTTGAACTCGCCCAAACGATCATGCTCCCGATTCGATTGATTTACTACCCGCCTTATCACAGTAAATACAATGCCATTGAACGATGCTGGGCAGCGCTTGAGCAGTATTGGAATGGAGCCATCTTGGATTCGGTAGAAGCGGCAGTTCAATGGGCCAGTCACATGACCTGGAAAGCAATGAATCCAGTCGTTTATCTGGTTGAAGGCATTTATGAAAAAGGGGTCAAGGTATTGGCTGAGGAGCTAGCAGATTATCTC from Leptodesmis sichuanensis A121 includes:
- a CDS encoding CHAP domain-containing protein, encoding MALEEDIRWFKQQFLSKIEKAVQGTPFKPDLLVAIAVQETGYIWRNLYKRMPVSDVLTLCVGDTIDSPKRSAFPKTKAELLSVSNGDKMFSIARKSLELMATYIRGYESSVSNPDKFCHGFGIFQYDLQFFLENPDYFLQKQWYSFDNCLQLCIRELKQALRRVYGNGKAELTDKEMVYVAIAYNRGRVNFNLGFKQGYFDGTKYYGQYIWDYLQTSKSILVREQFMRAVWFEIFRKEENGNAYPVIAGMNGDKCVKLFELKSRSIAELKHIFEGDPWAATFVVAPKDKPIPTPVPEEDIRQKVLDIAVREASKGRSHAPGNEIDVLVLDPLRPIMVELGHLGAGQKDDFYNWCAAWVTYVCRSANIKIPDRYKTFWASVALVDSWRDMGKRTGAWFPKGTRSPKPGDIVCFNWDGDADLDHIGIVRGSEPGAVLTCEGNKNNSEGLFTRNLSVVDGFLDIEILASQLT
- a CDS encoding ISAzo13-like element transposase-related protein produces the protein MAVGVSAFGILNLDNDELSIYFGQSAETSDFIADCLEWWWQDNQDHYPEIEEWVINLDGGPATRSDRTQFIKRMVELAQTIMLPIRLIYYPPYHSKYNAIERCWAALEQYWNGAILDSVEAAVQWASHMTWKAMNPVVYLVEGIYEKGVKVLAEELADYLPFWQRSEALPKWDITILPD